Proteins encoded together in one Corvus hawaiiensis isolate bCorHaw1 chromosome W, bCorHaw1.pri.cur, whole genome shotgun sequence window:
- the LOC125319341 gene encoding protein NYNRIN-like: MTDIVQSVTSKCETCCKNNPDTSKRVVLGVTKTGDLPGDYWQIDFAEMPRKEGCRYILVLVDTFSGWPEAFPCRTNTAKEVVKALLNHIIPRFGVPLGMSTDKGPHFVATVVGEVSRILGLTWDLHTPYRLQASGKVERMNGTLKTQICKICQETSMTWVQALPIALLRVRIQPRRRDNISPYEILYGRPYQVPHIPGEIHMRGKNDLQKYLMALSSTWQKFQRFVVLSKPIGLDTPAHPFQPGDWVCIKRWASDPLQAKWKGPFQVLLTTFTAVKVAGKGPWIHYSRVKKASAPEITKKTETDTNQKDAV, encoded by the coding sequence ATGACTGATATTGTACAATCTGTAACAAGCAAGTGTGAAACCTGCTGTAAAAACAACCCTGACACAAGCAAGAGAGTTGTGTTAGGAGTGACAAAGACAGGAGATCTCCCGGGAGATTATTGGCAAATAGATTTTGCTGAGATGCCACGCAAAGAGGGATGCAGGTATATACTGGTACTGGTTGACACCTTCAGTGGATGGCCTGAGGCTTTCCCCTGTCGcaccaacacagcaaaagaagtagTGAAAGCTTTGCTCAATCATATAATACCAAGATTTGGGGTTCCTTTGGGAATGTCAACAGATAAGGGACCACATTTTGTTGCAACAGTGGTTGGGGAAGTTAGCAGGATTTTGGGACTTACCTGGGACCTGCACACACCATACAGGCTCCAGGCAAGTGGCAAAGTTGAACGCATGAATGGGACCCTCAAAACCCAGATTTGCAAGATTTGTCAAGAGACATCCATGACATGGGTTCAAGCCCTGCCTATAGCCTTGCTGAGAGTCCGCATacagccaaggagaagggacaaCATCAGTCCCTATGAAATATTATATGGCAGGCCATACCAGGTTCCACATATCCCGGGGGAAATTCATATGAGAGGTAAAAAtgatttgcagaaatatttaatggctCTGAGTTCCACTTGGCAGAAGTTCCAGAGATTCGTCGTGTTATCCAAACCAATAGGATTGGACACACCTGCTCAtccattccagcctggagactgggtcTGCATCAAGCGGTGGGCCAGCGACCCCTTGCAAGCCAAGTGGAAGGGACCATTCCAAGTTTTGCTGACCACTTTTACTGCGGTCAAGGTTGCTGGCAAGGGACCGTGGATTCACTACTCCAGGGTgaagaaagcttctgctcctgaaatcaccaagaagacagagactgatacaaatcaaaaagatgcagtttaa